Below is a genomic region from Candidatus Dependentiae bacterium.
AACTTTGTTTAACGTTTCTGCTCTATCAAAACTTGCCATTTAAATCTCCGTGTTAATACCATCATTTGCAATAATCTTTTTAAGGTCTTCAATATCAGACCGCTTATTGATACTCATACATAGTTTATCAGGATATTTTTCTTTCGCCATACGTGTTAGCTTTGATCCAGGGCCAACTTCAACAAGAAGATCGCAACCCTCAAGTTCTTGCATAACCTTTTTCCAAACCACCGGCGTGTGTATATGATCGATGACACGCTCTTTGACTTGTTCGCCTGATTCAACATTACAAATAGTGGTCGAACATAGTAACGGTATCGCCATGTCTTTAAAATCAACTTTTGCTAAATGCGGCGCTAGTTGATCCACCACACCGTCCATCAACGAAGAATGTAACCCAACTTCTAATAGAAGTTCTTCACTGCGCGCATCTTGGTCTTCTGCCACAAAACCACGCACCGCAGCAACTGCCGGGCCATGACCAGAGACGATATGATCGGTGTCAGAATTGTACAATGCAATAGTAGCACTAAATTCACCTTCGCTCGATTTTTTACAGATCGACTCTAATTTTTTAGTCGAAAGACCTTGGACATGCAGTACGCCAACATCCATGGTTGCCAAAGCTTCTTGATACAATGTGGCATACTTGGCAAGCAAATAGAGTCCATCGGGAAAGCTGATGCCACCTGCTGCATGCAGAGCAGCATATTCGCCCAAATTATAGCCTGCCACCACATCAGCTTTAATGCCTTCTTCTTTGAGGAGTGCGTACATTGCACAACTCACCAAGAAAGTAGCAGGATAAGCATTATTCATAGCTTCAAGTTCGCTCTCAGATGAAGCAAAACATAATTTTACAAAGTTCATGTTAAGACAATTGGATGCTTCTTCAAAATACTCTTGCATGGTACGCGATTCGTCGTAGAGCTCTTTGCCCATCCCAATAAATTGACTACCATACCCAGGAAATAAGATACCAATTTTCATAAAAACCCCCGTAATACTTATTTTTCCAAAAACGTAATCAAGTTTTGCAACCTACGTATACTCTGCTCTTTCCCTAAAAAAGCAACTAAGTCAAAAACACCTGGACTAGAACTCTTGCCAACCAATGCAATACGAACCGGTTGTGCAAGGTTAACTAATTTTAACCCCAACGTTTTGGCTAATACCTTAATCTGTTCTGATACTATTTCTACCGTAATTGCCGATTGCTGTTCAAGCATTTGTATGATTTGTTTAAGATGATCTGTCGTTGCTGGCGTTATCCAATGCGCTACATCCTCCTGAGCATATGACACTTCAGGCCCATGTAAAACAACCAGTTCATGGGCAAGTTCAGCCAATGTTTTGACACGTTCTTTATACAAAGCGATTGCCGCAAACATTTGTTGATCATTCCATGTCAATTGTTTAAACAATTCGTGTTGAACATCGTCAACCAAACGTTTCCACAATTCCTGCTCAGAGGTTTGACGAATATATAACCCGTTAAACCATTCTAATTTTGTTTGGTCAAACACGGCCGGTTTTTTATTAATTGCTTCTGCTGAAAACAAGGTGATTAATTCTTGGCGAGTGAACACTTCTTGATCACCATGCGACCAGCCAAGACGCACCATATAGTTGAATAGAGCATCGGGCAAGCAACCCATTTTTCTGTAGTCGAGCACTGAAACAGCGCCATCGCGCTTACTTAATTTCTCACCACTCGGTCCTAAAATCATAGAAGCATGCGCAAACATCGGCACATCATAGCCCAGCGCTTGATATAACAATATTTGTTTTGGTGTATTGGCAACATGCTCTTCACCACGGATAATATGACTAATGCGCATGAACGCATCATCAAGCACCACGGCAAAATTATACATGGACATACCATCAGAACGAATAATAATAAAATCGTCCAGCTGATCTAATTCAAACGTGATATCATCACGAATAAGATCGTGCCAAGTAACCGATTGTGTATCTTGTGGCAAAGCAAAACGAATAACATGCGGTACAAGCTTTTCAGCCTCCGTCACGCTTCTGTTTCTGCAAGCACCATCATATTTAATAAAGAGATCATCGGCGCCCATCTTCTTTTTATGACGCTCAATAACTTCTTCTTGTGAACAAAAACAATAGTATGCTTTTTTTTGATCAACTAATTCTTGTGCGATTCTGCGATGCTCTGGAACGCGCTCAGACTGAATCACCACTGGCTCATCAGACTCAACACCCATCCATTGCAACGATTGTAAAATAGATTCAGTAAATTCTGGTTTTGAACGCTCAAGATCGGTATCTTCTATACGTAATAGAAAGGAACCGTTATGATGACGAGCAAATAACCAATTAAAGATAACCGTACGCAAGCCACCAAGAT
It encodes:
- the gltX gene encoding glutamate--tRNA ligase — encoded protein: MTIATNKPVRVRMAPSPTGHLHLGGLRTVIFNWLFARHHNGSFLLRIEDTDLERSKPEFTESILQSLQWMGVESDEPVVIQSERVPEHRRIAQELVDQKKAYYCFCSQEEVIERHKKKMGADDLFIKYDGACRNRSVTEAEKLVPHVIRFALPQDTQSVTWHDLIRDDITFELDQLDDFIIIRSDGMSMYNFAVVLDDAFMRISHIIRGEEHVANTPKQILLYQALGYDVPMFAHASMILGPSGEKLSKRDGAVSVLDYRKMGCLPDALFNYMVRLGWSHGDQEVFTRQELITLFSAEAINKKPAVFDQTKLEWFNGLYIRQTSEQELWKRLVDDVQHELFKQLTWNDQQMFAAIALYKERVKTLAELAHELVVLHGPEVSYAQEDVAHWITPATTDHLKQIIQMLEQQSAITVEIVSEQIKVLAKTLGLKLVNLAQPVRIALVGKSSSPGVFDLVAFLGKEQSIRRLQNLITFLEK
- a CDS encoding ACP S-malonyltransferase, which gives rise to MKIGILFPGYGSQFIGMGKELYDESRTMQEYFEEASNCLNMNFVKLCFASSESELEAMNNAYPATFLVSCAMYALLKEEGIKADVVAGYNLGEYAALHAAGGISFPDGLYLLAKYATLYQEALATMDVGVLHVQGLSTKKLESICKKSSEGEFSATIALYNSDTDHIVSGHGPAVAAVRGFVAEDQDARSEELLLEVGLHSSLMDGVVDQLAPHLAKVDFKDMAIPLLCSTTICNVESGEQVKERVIDHIHTPVVWKKVMQELEGCDLLVEVGPGSKLTRMAKEKYPDKLCMSINKRSDIEDLKKIIANDGINTEI